AGACCGGTCGAATTTATGATCGTTTAGTGGCTAAATTCGGTCGAGACCGTGTTTTTAAGGACGTGGATAGCATCCCTTTTGGGGTTAACTTTGCAGAGTATCTGGACCAGGCCGTAAGCCAGTGCGAAGTAGTGTTGGTTGCAATTGGTAAGACTTGGCTAAATGTAACAGATAAAGATGGTGTCCGTCGGCTTGATAAGCCTGATGACTTTGTCAGGATTGAGGTGGAATCAGCTCTGCAGCGAAATATTCCAGTGATTCCCCTGTTATTACAAGGTGCTAGCATGCCTTGTCGTTCTCAACTGCCAAAGTCATTGCAGCCACTTGTTCGGCGTAATGGGATCGAAGTGGGCTATGATCCGCGCTTTCATAATGATATGAATAGGCTGGTCAAAAATCTTGAAAGTTCTTTAAAGGTAGCAAAGTCAAATCCTGAGCCAGGATTCCAAATAACATCTCAATCTACTCTCACTATTGGAATAGAACGAGAAAATGAGCTTAAGAGCTATGTGAATAAAAAACTCAAGACCATAGATTTAAATTATGGCATCAGCATTACTCTAAGCTGCATTCCTAGCGGAAAATTTCAAATGGGTGCTCCTGATTGTGATAAGGACAGCGATGGGGCCGAGAAACCTCAGCACGAGGTGAATATTCCAGGTTTTTGGATGAGTATTTATCCCGTAACCCAAGCTCAATATCAAGTGATAATGGGAAAGAAATCAAGTTATTTCTCAGACCAAGAGGCTAGTCACCCAGTGACAAATGTATCTTGGAATGATGCAAAATCGTTTTGTGAAAAAATTACTCAACTAGTAGGTATGGAGTTCCGCTTACCTAGTGAGTCTGAATGGGAATATGCATGCCGAGCAGGAACAAAATCTTCATTTTATTTTGGAGAAGAACTAACTGATAAGCTGGCAAATTTTAATGGAAATGATACAACCTCTGTAGGTAGCTTTCCAGCTAATGAGTTTCAGCTTTATGATATGCATGGCAACGTTTATGAGTGGTGTCAAGACCACTGGCATAATTCTTACCATAATGCCCCCCGAAATGGATTGCCCTGGCTAGAGAAAATTAATTCAGGTCTCAGAGTTCTTCGGGGAGGCGCGTGGAGAGACTGTAATTCAAGGTATTGCCGCTCGACTTACAGAATTAGTAGTGGTGTAAGTAATCGTCGTAATTACTATGGATTTCGCGTTGTTTGCCCACTTCAAAACTCTATCTAACTCTCTTGGGTTATGTTCTCCTGTCGGTTTCTTAATTGTTTGCTAAATCAATTAGCACAAAACGTATTGCTAAGTGTAAATGCTTATTGGATGGTTCTCATCTACGTTGCTGGGCACTCTACATAAACATGTAGGTTCCTGCAATGCTTTCAAGAATCTGGAGTGCATCGTTAGTCGGTAT
This genomic window from Verrucomicrobiota bacterium contains:
- a CDS encoding SUMF1/EgtB/PvdO family nonheme iron enzyme, giving the protein MLSPGLIFISYRRSDSIAETGRIYDRLVAKFGRDRVFKDVDSIPFGVNFAEYLDQAVSQCEVVLVAIGKTWLNVTDKDGVRRLDKPDDFVRIEVESALQRNIPVIPLLLQGASMPCRSQLPKSLQPLVRRNGIEVGYDPRFHNDMNRLVKNLESSLKVAKSNPEPGFQITSQSTLTIGIERENELKSYVNKKLKTIDLNYGISITLSCIPSGKFQMGAPDCDKDSDGAEKPQHEVNIPGFWMSIYPVTQAQYQVIMGKKSSYFSDQEASHPVTNVSWNDAKSFCEKITQLVGMEFRLPSESEWEYACRAGTKSSFYFGEELTDKLANFNGNDTTSVGSFPANEFQLYDMHGNVYEWCQDHWHNSYHNAPRNGLPWLEKINSGLRVLRGGAWRDCNSRYCRSTYRISSGVSNRRNYYGFRVVCPLQNSI